Proteins encoded within one genomic window of Cucumis sativus cultivar 9930 chromosome 3, Cucumber_9930_V3, whole genome shotgun sequence:
- the LOC105435146 gene encoding QWRF motif-containing protein 7: protein MENTRIRRPKTPALPPPPSPGSKSRSSPAITLPDNNSCAANTSQRSTIHRSKSVTKSRNKNDKDEENLNPLNCKTKAGFTKFLKSSPATSPSAWALSPGRSLGSPLVLSPLTAVEHAATDGRRGKLGSQRGGAVSGVLRFFKPKKAAAMMEAEELHRFRILQNRLLQWKYANVRAETSMANVKTLVQDRIFSVWLHNLRMRNRILEKRIEVEKLRKEIKLYRIIFPQVSLLKQWAKLDKRNQESVGSLASILSTFSLKLPLLHGAKIDTKAFQQALSMAMEVMVKLEAMITKRASQQLEKTLYVLTERLSIFKEQEECLEKLEEAVCSVITLLAKENSIRIQVIQATNSTTKDHPFPTC, encoded by the exons ATGGAGAACACACGAATACGCCGACCAAAAACCCCCGCCCTTCCTCCCCCGCCGTCTCCCGGCAGCAAAAGCCGCTCCTCCCCTGCCATAACCCTACCCGATAACAACTCATGTGCCGCAAACACAAGCCAACGCTCAACCATTCACCGATCAAAATCAGTGACAAAGTCAAGAAATAAGAACGACAAGGATGAAGAGAATTTAAACCCCTTGAATTGTAAAACCAAGGCAGGTTTTACCAAGTTCTTGAAGTCCTCCCCGGCGACTTCCCCGTCTGCATGGGCACTGTCACCTGGCCGGTCCTTGGGCTCTCCCCTTGTTTTGTCTCCGCTGACGGCGGTTGAGCACGCGGCGACAGATGGACGGAGAGGAAAACTAGGCAGTCAACGAGGTGGTGCAGTGAGCGGAGTTTTGAGGTTTTTTAAACCAAAGAAAGCGGCAGCGATGATGGAAGCAGAAGAGCTTCATCGGTTTAGGATTTTGCAGAATAGGTTGTTGCAATGGAAGTATGCTAACGTTAGAGCAGAGACTTCCATGGCTAACGTTAAAACACTTGTTCAG GACAGAATATTCAGTGTGTGGCTTCATAATTTGAGAATGAGAAATCGGATATTAGAAAAACGAATTGAAGTTGAAAAGTTGAGAAAGGAGATCAAGTTATACAGAATAATCTTCCCTCAAGTTAGTCTCCTGAAGCAATGGGCCAAGTTAGACAAAAGAAACCAAGAATCAGTTGGCAGTTTAGCCTCTATTCTTTCAACATTCTCACTCAAACTCCCTCTACTCCATGGAGCCAAG ATTGACACAAAGGCTTTTCAACAAGCATTAAGCATGGCCATGGAGGTGATGGTCAAACTAGAGGCAATGATCACCAAACGCGCATCCCAG cAACTGGAGAAAACGTTGTACGTGCTAACGGAGCGGCTAAGCATATTTAAAGAACAGGAAGAATGCTTGGAAAAGCTGGAGGAGGCTGTATGTTCGGTCATCACTTTACTg GCGAAGGAGAATAGTATTAGAATACAAGTCATACAAGCAACAAATTCTACCACGAAGGATCATCCTTTTCCTACTTGTTAA